Proteins encoded in a region of the Zea mays cultivar B73 chromosome 2, Zm-B73-REFERENCE-NAM-5.0, whole genome shotgun sequence genome:
- the LOC100273476 gene encoding Glucan endo-1,3-beta-glucosidase precursor: MLLPLLLAAFLHGLAEAQGGLPSLPIGVNYGANADNLPSPAAVAAFLTKSTTIDRVKLFDANPAFLDAFAANAPSIALAVSIPNSALPSFADRSTGLDAARGWVRDNLSPHVSAGANITLLMAGNEVLGPTVVPDLVVALLPAMRRLYQALQLEGLPKVRVTTPHYLGILAPSDGIPSNASFRPGLDAKVLAPMLRFHNDTGSPFMVNAYPYFSYNAATLDYAVFRPNAGVYDPATRLNYTSMFDAQMDAIHTAMKKLGYGGVQIAVGEAGWPTKAEAGQVGVGPEEARDFNAGMIRVCSGGKGTPLMPGRTFETYVFSLFDENQKPGPVAERNFGIFNTDLTPKYDLGLLRQGPQSGSPTPSPEPSPSVGGGKWCVAKSGASATDLQNNINYACAYVDCRPIQSGGACLDPNNIHSHASYVMNAYYQANGMHDYDCDFKGTGVVTSSDPSYGSCKYNASS; this comes from the exons ATGCTCCTCCCGCTCCTCCTCGCCGCCTTCCTCCATGGCTTGGCGGAGGCGCAGGGCGGCCTCCCGTCGCTGCCGATCGGGGTGAACTACGGCGCGAACGCAGACAACCTACCCTCGCCCGCCGCCGTGGCGGCGTTCCTGACCAAGAGCACGACCATCGACCGCGTGAAGCTGTTCGACGCGAACCCGGCCTTCCTCGACGCGTTCGCCGCCAACGCGCCCTCCATCGCCCTCGCCGTCTCCATCCCCAACTCCGCCCTCCCGTCCTTCGCCGACAGATCCACGGGCCTGGACGCGGCGCGCGGGTGGGTCCGCGACAACCTGTCCCCGCACGTGTCCGCGGGCGCCAACATCACCCTCCTCATGGCGGGGAACGAGGTGCTGGGCCCCACCGTGGTGCCCGACCTCGTCGTGGCGCTGCTCCCGGCCATGCGCCGCCTGTACCAGGCGCTGCAGCTGGAGGGCCTGCCCAAGGTCCGCGTCACCACGCCGCACTACCTCGGCATCCTGGCGCCCTCGGACGGGATCCCCTCCAACGCGAGCTTCCGCCCGGGGCTGGACGCCAAGGTGCTGGCGCCCATGCTCAGGTTCCACAACGACACCGGCTCCCCCTTCATGGTGAACGCCTACCCCTACTTCAGCTACAACGCCGCCACGCTGGACTACGCGGTGTTCCGCCCCAACGCCGGCGTGTACGACCCGGCGACGCGGCTCAACTACACCAGCATGTTCGACGCGCAGATGGACGCCATCCACACGGCGATGAAGAAGCTCGGGTACGGCGGCGTGCAGATCGCGGTGGGCGAGGCCGGGTGGCCCACCAAGGCGGAGGCCGGGCAGGTCGGCGTAGGCCCCGAGGAGGCCAGGGATTTCAACGCCGGCATGATCCGGGTGTGCAGCGGCGGGAAGGGCACGCCGCTGATGCCTGGGAGGACGTTCGAGACGTACGTCTTCTCGCTGTTCGACGAGAACCAGAAGCCCGGGCCGGTCGCGGAGCGGAACTTCGGCATCTTCAACACGGATCTCACACCCAAATACGACCTGGGGCTGCTCCGCCAAGGACCG CAGTCTGGATCTCCAACCCCATCTCCGGAGCCCTCGCCGTCGGTCGGCGGAGGCAAGTGGTGCGTGGCCAAGTCCGGCGCGAGCGCAACCGACCTGCAGAACAACATTAACTACGCCTGTGCCTACGTCGACTGTAGGCCGATCCAGAGCGGCGGCGCGTGCTTGGACCCCAACAACATCCACTCACATGCCTCGTACGTCATGAACGCGTACTACCAGGCCAATGGCATGCACGACTATGACTGCGACTTCAAGGGCACCGGCGTGGTCACCTCCAGTGACCCCA GTTACGGGAGCTGCAAATACAACGCCTCCTCCTGA
- the LOC100273476 gene encoding glucan endo-1,3-beta-glucosidase isoform X1, protein MLLPLLLAAFLHGLAEAQGGLPSLPIGVNYGANADNLPSPAAVAAFLTKSTTIDRVKLFDANPAFLDAFAANAPSIALAVSIPNSALPSFADRSTGLDAARGWVRDNLSPHVSAGANITLLMAGNEVLGPTVVPDLVVALLPAMRRLYQALQLEGLPKVRVTTPHYLGILAPSDGIPSNASFRPGLDAKVLAPMLRFHNDTGSPFMVNAYPYFSYNAATLDYAVFRPNAGVYDPATRLNYTSMFDAQMDAIHTAMKKLGYGGVQIAVGEAGWPTKAEAGQVGVGPEEARDFNAGMIRVCSGGKGTPLMPGRTFETYVFSLFDENQKPGPVAERNFGIFNTDLTPKYDLGLLRQGPSGSPTPSPEPSPSVGGGKWCVAKSGASATDLQNNINYACAYVDCRPIQSGGACLDPNNIHSHASYVMNAYYQANGMHDYDCDFKGTGVVTSSDPSYGSCKYNASS, encoded by the exons ATGCTCCTCCCGCTCCTCCTCGCCGCCTTCCTCCATGGCTTGGCGGAGGCGCAGGGCGGCCTCCCGTCGCTGCCGATCGGGGTGAACTACGGCGCGAACGCAGACAACCTACCCTCGCCCGCCGCCGTGGCGGCGTTCCTGACCAAGAGCACGACCATCGACCGCGTGAAGCTGTTCGACGCGAACCCGGCCTTCCTCGACGCGTTCGCCGCCAACGCGCCCTCCATCGCCCTCGCCGTCTCCATCCCCAACTCCGCCCTCCCGTCCTTCGCCGACAGATCCACGGGCCTGGACGCGGCGCGCGGGTGGGTCCGCGACAACCTGTCCCCGCACGTGTCCGCGGGCGCCAACATCACCCTCCTCATGGCGGGGAACGAGGTGCTGGGCCCCACCGTGGTGCCCGACCTCGTCGTGGCGCTGCTCCCGGCCATGCGCCGCCTGTACCAGGCGCTGCAGCTGGAGGGCCTGCCCAAGGTCCGCGTCACCACGCCGCACTACCTCGGCATCCTGGCGCCCTCGGACGGGATCCCCTCCAACGCGAGCTTCCGCCCGGGGCTGGACGCCAAGGTGCTGGCGCCCATGCTCAGGTTCCACAACGACACCGGCTCCCCCTTCATGGTGAACGCCTACCCCTACTTCAGCTACAACGCCGCCACGCTGGACTACGCGGTGTTCCGCCCCAACGCCGGCGTGTACGACCCGGCGACGCGGCTCAACTACACCAGCATGTTCGACGCGCAGATGGACGCCATCCACACGGCGATGAAGAAGCTCGGGTACGGCGGCGTGCAGATCGCGGTGGGCGAGGCCGGGTGGCCCACCAAGGCGGAGGCCGGGCAGGTCGGCGTAGGCCCCGAGGAGGCCAGGGATTTCAACGCCGGCATGATCCGGGTGTGCAGCGGCGGGAAGGGCACGCCGCTGATGCCTGGGAGGACGTTCGAGACGTACGTCTTCTCGCTGTTCGACGAGAACCAGAAGCCCGGGCCGGTCGCGGAGCGGAACTTCGGCATCTTCAACACGGATCTCACACCCAAATACGACCTGGGGCTGCTCCGCCAAGGACCG TCTGGATCTCCAACCCCATCTCCGGAGCCCTCGCCGTCGGTCGGCGGAGGCAAGTGGTGCGTGGCCAAGTCCGGCGCGAGCGCAACCGACCTGCAGAACAACATTAACTACGCCTGTGCCTACGTCGACTGTAGGCCGATCCAGAGCGGCGGCGCGTGCTTGGACCCCAACAACATCCACTCACATGCCTCGTACGTCATGAACGCGTACTACCAGGCCAATGGCATGCACGACTATGACTGCGACTTCAAGGGCACCGGCGTGGTCACCTCCAGTGACCCCA GTTACGGGAGCTGCAAATACAACGCCTCCTCCTGA